A genomic region of Desulfosarcina ovata subsp. ovata contains the following coding sequences:
- a CDS encoding AAA family ATPase yields the protein MNQEENRANQDRRTRVGLKSLYLDPNNYRFIDDEKYTPVDEDRLTDADVQRRTNNILLGKNGENVRDLIDSFRKNGFLPVDQIQVRQLGSGKYLVVEGNRRVAALKLLQVRYEHEGYDLGNLNPEIFSKLPVVFYTGVDDTHHLVLMGLKHISGNKKWPAINQAELLRTLYEKHGMIADDICKAIGISKREFNATLSTLALIDQYKESDYGDQFTSEKYSFFREIVRSRNLREWLQWNDSQKQAGMPMNLERLFSWLSEEEVIDDDDEAEQDIIGNSRKLEPVITKASQIRELAKLIDDQKALGNLDASRNLAEATLASEVLSKDKVKNALSIINQEVGTIFNMSRHISDADRSEIGELSRKLSGVIDIQNAQALSASTRNVFLVEKPRSHFKSINIKEFKKFEKVMLEDLTMVNLFAGVNNSGKTSILEAVALLTSLNSPRAFIDLGRRRSQLTSESLNVKWFIGELPEGCLEGVFDGKKVSLKCQNDIEEDIADQTYYLSSFEFIARHDGREWRSVTHFFEKYPQRTEGAVRSLCPVVFSSPFIGLEMEMLRECHDKSVEFGSKKIVVDFIRKHVDSGVQNIELVKDGRFRVSHNDLERAPDLTQFGAGMQRIFNIGLLFAGARNGVLLIDEIENAIHAAMLPNVVSLIDELSEKFYVQVFLTSHSKECIDAFARCDSIRPKLAAYALLDRHEKKYLRFDGERIARLLDSIDFDLRGGKKR from the coding sequence ATGAACCAGGAAGAAAACCGTGCAAACCAGGACAGGCGAACCCGGGTAGGGCTGAAAAGCCTCTATCTGGACCCGAACAATTACCGGTTTATCGATGATGAAAAATATACCCCTGTCGATGAAGACCGGTTGACGGATGCCGATGTCCAGCGCCGTACAAACAATATCCTGCTGGGGAAAAATGGTGAAAATGTTCGCGATTTGATTGACAGCTTCAGAAAAAACGGTTTTTTGCCCGTGGACCAGATCCAGGTCCGTCAGTTGGGCAGCGGGAAATACTTGGTTGTCGAGGGAAACCGCCGCGTTGCGGCCTTGAAGCTGCTGCAGGTGAGGTATGAACACGAAGGTTACGATCTTGGTAACCTGAATCCGGAAATTTTTTCCAAACTTCCGGTCGTGTTTTATACCGGCGTGGATGACACCCACCATTTGGTGTTGATGGGGCTTAAACACATCAGCGGCAACAAGAAATGGCCGGCAATCAATCAGGCCGAGCTGTTGCGCACATTATACGAAAAGCACGGGATGATTGCCGATGATATCTGCAAGGCAATCGGGATCAGTAAACGGGAGTTCAATGCAACATTAAGCACTTTGGCATTGATCGACCAATACAAGGAAAGCGATTACGGGGATCAATTTACCTCGGAAAAATACTCCTTTTTCAGGGAGATTGTCAGGAGCCGTAATCTAAGAGAGTGGCTGCAGTGGAATGATAGTCAAAAACAAGCTGGAATGCCCATGAATCTTGAACGACTCTTCAGTTGGCTATCAGAGGAAGAGGTGATCGATGATGATGACGAAGCTGAACAGGATATTATTGGAAACTCTCGAAAATTAGAACCGGTTATCACCAAAGCCAGCCAAATCAGAGAACTTGCCAAACTGATCGATGATCAGAAAGCGCTCGGCAATCTGGACGCATCCAGAAACCTTGCCGAGGCAACGCTTGCCAGCGAAGTGTTGAGCAAGGATAAAGTTAAGAATGCATTGTCCATCATTAACCAGGAAGTTGGAACGATATTCAACATGTCCCGCCATATCAGTGACGCTGACCGCTCTGAAATCGGCGAGCTTTCCCGAAAACTTTCCGGTGTCATTGATATTCAAAACGCGCAAGCGCTTTCAGCCTCCACGAGGAACGTTTTTTTGGTTGAAAAGCCGCGCTCACACTTTAAATCGATCAATATTAAAGAATTCAAAAAGTTCGAAAAGGTCATGCTGGAAGACCTGACCATGGTAAATTTATTCGCCGGTGTCAACAATTCCGGGAAAACATCGATCCTTGAAGCGGTTGCCCTGCTGACGTCCTTGAACAGCCCCCGTGCGTTTATCGACCTAGGCCGGCGACGAAGCCAGTTGACGTCCGAATCCTTGAATGTGAAATGGTTTATCGGAGAACTGCCTGAAGGATGTCTCGAAGGGGTTTTCGATGGGAAGAAAGTATCATTGAAGTGTCAGAATGATATCGAAGAGGATATCGCAGACCAGACATACTATCTGAGTTCGTTTGAATTTATTGCAAGGCATGATGGAAGGGAATGGCGTTCGGTAACCCATTTTTTTGAAAAATATCCCCAGCGAACCGAAGGCGCGGTACGGTCATTGTGCCCGGTTGTCTTCTCCAGTCCATTTATCGGCCTTGAAATGGAGATGCTGAGAGAATGCCACGACAAAAGTGTCGAGTTTGGCAGCAAAAAGATTGTCGTGGATTTCATCAGAAAGCATGTGGATAGCGGCGTTCAGAATATAGAGTTGGTCAAAGATGGTCGGTTCAGGGTTAGTCATAACGATTTGGAGCGCGCGCCGGATTTAACCCAGTTCGGTGCCGGCATGCAACGAATTTTCAATATCGGATTGTTATTTGCCGGAGCACGGAATGGCGTGCTTTTAATTGACGAAATTGAAAATGCCATTCATGCAGCAATGCTTCCCAACGTGGTTTCATTGATTGATGAATTGTCTGAAAAATTCTACGTACAGGTTTTTCTAACCTCACATAGCAAAGAATGTATCGACGCCTTTGCTCGATGTGATTCCATTCGGCCCAAATTGGCAGCATATGCCTTATTGGACCGCCATGAAAAAAAATATCTACGCTTCGATGGTGAAAGAATCGCGCGCCTTTTGGATTCTATTGATTTCGATCTGCGCGGAGGGAAGAAACGTTGA
- a CDS encoding DEAD/DEAH box helicase, which produces MLPAHIAQNIRRQILYYLQSTFSFRDKKVEGAFQRFLEDPESGIYKGPWVQLKRPFRPAPEGVAMPFDIEVPFHPFLHQYRAWKRLSAKSDAARNTIVTTGTGSGKTECFLFPILDHCLRTKKQGQSGIKAIILYPMNALAADQEKRFAAAIWDDPALKSAGIRVGNYTGRYDPADPGKSQDSGYKEMGPGHGITNHEAQQENPPDILLTNYRMLDFLLMRPQDKRLWRFNGPDVLKYLVLDELHTYDGAQGADVACLIRRLKDRLSIPTGRLCVVGTSATLDDRELLKEIQADGSADAAEAGKDRLAAFAATLFEEEIPVEAVIGEDRLSVEQIVHSDLREVAFPNPQTCHPLEDEDSLRYVIRQSQNWGGPVCEPASHENGEGQAGQSDAAIEQWELELGHWLKHRVLFKYLLEVFHAAEIRREDPLAWTELVDRLTRKDFGLQAIDKAADRQIVVASFCSLVAHARELRSKRSSVLVPTQVQLWIRELRRLGRIVSRVPVFAWLDEPVPNTKSLPAFHCSECGESGWVALHDLDQDSQINSREVSGWAMESDPSRIYRGWFGTTDQQSGVNRKSQYIFVISPDDSSGMKGDEPALRQMPLTALDAEDLYFCPESLVIRRGDGPCPLTGDTRNFKVRVSNATRRMQNGQVVGAQRCPRCGSAEGLFFIGAQSAILASVAIDEMFGSILNSDPKLLAFTDSVQDASHRAGFFSSRTYHFTFRTALQHVVNAGASGGGSADGIGGAHNGLKLTKTGRRLFDYWSREEPGRPGSVRETMTALMPPDLHDYKPFRDFRNNPALAKPPSRLLDEITRRLTWQAVSEFGLMQTHGRTMELNGSACLGWDETIISDTIRRLQEKLPGINPVLARIDDDHLRIWIYGMLHRYRERGGLYHSYLDAFARHGFWGKYPLGRIIEGRETYPSAIRYKPKLLVTTPQRDHEHVLAHTRGGQQPWHIRWAYRALGEPAVLEADIIDAIQAFLICGNDAGLLMCLHKDGSKDYYAISSEAAWLVPHGICLACDETDRYIVRPEPEANFWKNAPSMEYYATRGRYVVRQFDARQRYYQDRYHKGALRRVVAEEHTGLLATEEREKVETCFKKSEHADDPNVLTCTSTLEMGIDIGDLSSTMLCSIPPNTASYLQRIGRAGRATGTALIVSVVNQRPHDLFFYARPMEMLKGKVDPPGCWLDASAVLVRQYLGYCFDSATREDMLNKIPTSCGQLVEDLNHTDGHIPAAMAWVTANEMELQNSFLRRYRHTVQEDTRQRFLKDTDTQLLIQKMHQATQEFDRMQRDLDNARKRLNDQLSKLDTEEKDARIEIQRELRIIKARRNSLSRTTTLELFTDHGLLPNYAFPERGVRFYGAIYNKHRHADQEYKPVEIYRNATSALKELAPYNTFYTHRRQFDVQQIVIGNPQQLLTESWAVCGLCGHMRRLEELSQPDANPACPQCGHSVGRGSQLEIGQHRQFIEFSQSQALSYMEHYESLSGDRDEERQRGYYDVIASFDQTKERSAGAVGDDSLPFGIEYRSSMILRVINTGYLVDQKDIPFGPDTFISDEGFQICQHCGIAIPPHLTPQNDIAALHRRSCQGRRKAEKLRQEGKDGQTAFQYLPLYLYRQLKSEAIRLLLPLADGEDVDTLVACIYLGLRLRFEGNPAHLIVQPQIMPEPSSGITKHYLVIMDAVPGGTGFLKALYQEKDDKGREGEGIMDVLRRARDTLETCPCRKFVQQDEMEDTDGCYRCIRTYHLQYKADQISRERGIKLLSRLIESGAQRVDKRELEQIKADSLYGSVLEKKFVDALRSFVEDRKGSWSETIIKGSQGFRFSLPDSERLWELELQPSLGAAQGVLVQSQPDFLLSCDDDGIKPVAIFSDGFEYHCFPNNRLADDMNKRRAILESGNYRVWGVTWEDVTNENQTHEMVCHPQLAGYLVKYQQSLSQKHKDEIPHATKFVGNGMQQLKAFLSAPSEIGWKLIADYIIFHPLLLLADKRKVKYSELQAAFEGWRIGGAMSPLSSDKNGEWVYNDRASLTQDFIAYITTENAIIHAKDKAGIIGRLGDSEQEVSGSDYKERWRRFLACINAFQFTDSFSFWTSSEAMENTAPEIVFEGEYEIAEGWKDVLEETISRLKPVVEALAKAGLPIPKVEFTNDDIDDDAFAELAWEGGNGKIAILAGDQQGFANKWQNQGWRVTLPDEIEIKGVDWLIDEIRKIA; this is translated from the coding sequence ATGCTACCAGCCCACATCGCCCAGAACATTCGCCGGCAGATCCTGTACTACCTCCAATCGACCTTTTCGTTCCGGGACAAGAAAGTCGAGGGTGCCTTTCAACGCTTTCTGGAAGACCCGGAATCCGGTATCTATAAGGGACCCTGGGTTCAGCTCAAACGTCCCTTTCGCCCAGCGCCCGAAGGGGTGGCCATGCCTTTTGATATCGAGGTGCCGTTTCACCCCTTTTTGCATCAATACCGGGCCTGGAAACGCTTGTCTGCAAAATCCGACGCGGCCCGGAATACCATCGTCACTACCGGTACGGGATCGGGCAAGACCGAATGTTTCCTGTTTCCCATTCTGGATCATTGCCTGCGGACCAAAAAGCAGGGCCAAAGCGGAATCAAGGCCATCATTCTCTACCCCATGAACGCCCTTGCCGCAGACCAGGAAAAACGATTTGCGGCCGCTATCTGGGACGATCCAGCACTCAAGTCCGCCGGCATCCGGGTGGGCAACTATACCGGCCGCTATGATCCCGCTGATCCCGGAAAGAGCCAGGACAGTGGCTATAAGGAGATGGGTCCGGGCCACGGTATCACCAACCATGAAGCCCAGCAGGAAAATCCGCCGGATATTTTGCTGACCAACTACCGCATGCTCGATTTTCTCTTGATGCGCCCCCAGGATAAACGGCTTTGGCGATTTAACGGACCGGATGTGTTGAAATACCTGGTGCTGGACGAATTGCACACCTATGACGGCGCCCAGGGCGCGGACGTGGCCTGTCTGATTCGCCGGCTAAAAGACCGTTTGAGCATTCCCACGGGCAGGCTGTGCGTGGTGGGCACCAGTGCGACGCTGGATGATCGGGAACTGCTTAAAGAGATACAGGCCGACGGTTCGGCGGACGCCGCCGAAGCGGGCAAGGATCGACTGGCTGCCTTTGCCGCAACGCTTTTCGAGGAAGAGATCCCGGTAGAAGCCGTCATCGGCGAAGATCGTCTCAGCGTGGAACAGATTGTCCATTCCGATTTGAGGGAGGTTGCGTTCCCCAACCCGCAAACCTGCCATCCCTTGGAGGATGAGGATTCGTTGCGTTATGTCATCCGCCAGTCCCAAAACTGGGGCGGGCCCGTGTGCGAACCGGCGAGCCATGAGAATGGTGAGGGACAAGCTGGGCAAAGCGATGCGGCGATTGAACAGTGGGAACTGGAACTGGGGCACTGGCTCAAGCACAGGGTATTGTTCAAATATTTGCTGGAGGTTTTTCACGCTGCGGAAATCCGTCGCGAAGACCCGCTTGCCTGGACCGAACTGGTGGATCGGCTGACCCGCAAGGATTTCGGGCTTCAGGCAATCGATAAAGCGGCAGATCGGCAGATCGTCGTGGCGTCTTTTTGTTCCCTGGTTGCCCACGCCAGAGAGCTGCGCAGCAAGCGGTCCTCGGTCCTGGTGCCCACCCAGGTGCAGCTATGGATACGCGAATTGCGGCGTCTGGGGCGGATTGTATCCCGGGTGCCGGTTTTTGCATGGCTCGATGAACCGGTGCCCAATACCAAAAGCCTGCCTGCTTTTCATTGCAGCGAGTGCGGCGAATCCGGTTGGGTGGCGCTGCATGACCTGGATCAGGATTCCCAAATTAACTCCCGCGAAGTCTCCGGATGGGCGATGGAGAGTGATCCCAGCCGGATCTACCGTGGCTGGTTCGGCACCACCGACCAGCAGAGTGGGGTAAACCGCAAAAGCCAATATATCTTTGTGATCAGCCCGGATGACAGTTCCGGGATGAAAGGGGATGAACCCGCCCTCAGGCAGATGCCCTTGACCGCCCTGGATGCCGAGGACCTCTATTTCTGCCCCGAAAGCCTGGTGATCCGAAGAGGAGACGGGCCGTGTCCACTCACCGGCGATACCCGTAATTTTAAGGTCCGGGTGAGCAATGCGACCCGTAGAATGCAAAACGGACAGGTGGTGGGGGCTCAGCGCTGCCCCCGCTGCGGATCGGCCGAAGGTCTTTTTTTTATCGGTGCCCAGTCCGCCATCCTGGCAAGTGTGGCCATCGATGAAATGTTTGGATCCATTCTCAACAGCGATCCGAAGCTGCTGGCCTTTACCGACAGCGTTCAGGATGCTTCTCACCGAGCCGGTTTTTTCTCTTCACGCACCTATCATTTTACGTTTCGCACCGCATTGCAGCATGTCGTTAACGCCGGTGCGTCAGGCGGCGGTTCAGCAGATGGAATTGGGGGAGCGCACAATGGCTTAAAATTGACCAAGACCGGCCGACGCCTGTTCGATTACTGGTCCCGGGAGGAACCTGGCCGACCGGGAAGTGTTCGTGAAACCATGACCGCCCTGATGCCGCCGGATCTTCATGATTACAAGCCGTTTCGTGATTTTCGCAACAATCCGGCCTTGGCGAAGCCCCCATCGAGATTATTGGATGAAATTACCCGCCGCCTCACCTGGCAGGCTGTCAGTGAATTCGGACTAATGCAGACCCATGGACGCACCATGGAATTGAACGGCAGTGCCTGTCTCGGATGGGATGAAACCATTATTAGCGATACGATTCGGCGACTTCAGGAAAAGCTGCCCGGTATCAACCCGGTGTTGGCCAGGATCGATGACGATCACCTGCGCATCTGGATTTACGGCATGCTGCATCGCTATCGGGAACGGGGGGGCTTGTATCATTCCTATCTGGATGCCTTTGCACGGCATGGTTTCTGGGGTAAGTACCCCCTCGGCCGGATCATCGAAGGGCGCGAGACCTACCCGTCGGCTATCCGCTACAAACCAAAACTACTCGTTACCACGCCACAGCGAGACCATGAACATGTGCTGGCGCATACACGCGGCGGACAACAGCCATGGCATATCCGCTGGGCCTATCGCGCACTTGGAGAACCTGCCGTTCTCGAAGCGGACATCATCGATGCGATTCAGGCGTTTCTCATTTGTGGAAACGATGCCGGCCTTTTGATGTGCTTGCATAAAGATGGATCAAAAGATTACTACGCCATATCTTCGGAAGCCGCCTGGTTGGTTCCCCATGGCATTTGCCTGGCATGTGATGAAACTGACCGCTATATCGTCAGGCCCGAGCCGGAGGCAAATTTCTGGAAAAATGCGCCCAGCATGGAATATTACGCCACCCGGGGGCGCTATGTGGTTCGTCAGTTCGATGCCCGCCAGCGATATTATCAGGATCGATACCATAAAGGCGCGTTGCGGCGCGTGGTGGCCGAGGAGCACACCGGGCTTTTGGCCACCGAAGAACGTGAGAAAGTGGAGACTTGCTTTAAAAAATCCGAGCATGCCGACGATCCCAACGTGTTGACCTGCACCAGTACATTGGAGATGGGGATTGATATCGGCGATCTTTCCAGCACGATGTTATGTTCCATTCCGCCCAATACGGCCAGTTATCTTCAGCGTATTGGTCGTGCCGGGCGTGCCACCGGGACGGCGTTGATCGTGTCCGTCGTCAACCAGCGGCCCCATGACCTGTTCTTTTACGCCCGACCCATGGAAATGCTCAAAGGCAAAGTGGACCCGCCCGGTTGCTGGCTGGATGCCTCTGCCGTTCTGGTCCGCCAGTATCTGGGGTATTGTTTTGACAGCGCAACTCGGGAGGACATGCTTAACAAGATTCCCACCAGCTGCGGGCAGTTGGTGGAAGATTTAAACCATACCGATGGTCATATCCCCGCGGCAATGGCCTGGGTGACAGCCAATGAAATGGAGCTGCAAAACAGTTTCCTTAGACGGTATCGTCATACCGTCCAGGAGGATACCCGGCAACGCTTTTTAAAGGATACGGATACCCAGTTGCTCATCCAAAAAATGCACCAGGCCACCCAAGAGTTTGACCGGATGCAACGCGATTTGGACAACGCCCGCAAACGGCTCAATGACCAGCTCAGCAAACTGGATACGGAAGAAAAAGATGCCCGCATCGAAATCCAGAGAGAACTTCGAATTATCAAGGCTCGCCGTAACAGCCTCAGCCGAACAACGACCTTGGAACTGTTTACCGATCACGGCTTGCTGCCCAATTACGCCTTTCCTGAACGCGGCGTGCGGTTCTATGGCGCGATTTACAACAAACATCGCCATGCAGATCAGGAATACAAGCCGGTAGAGATCTACCGTAATGCCACCTCAGCGCTCAAAGAGCTTGCCCCATACAACACATTCTACACCCACCGGCGTCAGTTCGATGTTCAACAGATCGTGATCGGCAATCCCCAACAACTCCTCACAGAGTCATGGGCGGTTTGCGGTTTGTGCGGTCATATGCGCAGGCTCGAAGAATTGAGCCAGCCCGATGCGAATCCGGCTTGCCCGCAATGCGGCCATTCCGTGGGGCGTGGCAGCCAATTGGAAATCGGCCAGCATCGGCAATTTATCGAGTTTTCCCAATCCCAGGCACTGTCCTACATGGAACACTATGAGAGCCTGTCTGGCGATCGAGACGAGGAACGCCAAAGGGGGTATTATGATGTCATCGCCTCTTTTGATCAAACCAAGGAACGGTCGGCCGGGGCGGTGGGTGATGACAGCCTGCCTTTTGGAATTGAGTATCGCTCTTCGATGATCCTGAGGGTCATCAATACCGGCTACCTGGTGGATCAAAAAGATATTCCTTTCGGCCCGGATACGTTTATATCTGACGAAGGTTTCCAGATCTGTCAGCACTGCGGCATTGCCATTCCACCCCACCTTACGCCCCAAAACGATATCGCAGCACTACACCGCCGCAGTTGCCAGGGGCGCAGAAAAGCCGAGAAGCTGAGGCAGGAAGGCAAAGACGGTCAAACGGCATTTCAGTATCTTCCTCTATATTTGTACCGCCAATTAAAATCCGAGGCCATTCGGCTCTTGTTGCCACTGGCCGACGGTGAAGATGTGGATACCCTGGTGGCCTGTATCTACCTGGGCCTGCGACTGCGATTTGAAGGGAATCCTGCGCATCTGATTGTTCAGCCCCAGATTATGCCCGAACCATCCTCGGGCATCACCAAGCATTACCTGGTCATCATGGATGCGGTGCCCGGCGGCACCGGTTTTCTAAAAGCTTTATATCAGGAAAAGGATGACAAGGGGCGCGAAGGTGAAGGGATTATGGACGTACTGAGACGGGCCAGGGATACCCTTGAAACCTGTCCATGCCGTAAGTTTGTTCAGCAGGATGAAATGGAGGATACCGATGGGTGTTATCGGTGTATTCGAACCTACCATCTTCAGTACAAGGCCGACCAAATCAGCCGCGAAAGGGGCATAAAACTGTTAAGCCGGCTCATTGAGTCTGGTGCGCAACGGGTCGACAAGCGTGAACTGGAGCAGATTAAGGCGGATTCGCTTTACGGCAGTGTGCTGGAAAAGAAATTCGTCGATGCCCTGCGTTCCTTTGTTGAAGACCGCAAGGGATCGTGGTCTGAAACCATTATTAAGGGCAGCCAGGGATTTCGTTTTTCATTGCCCGATTCTGAACGTTTGTGGGAACTTGAATTGCAACCGTCATTAGGCGCAGCCCAAGGCGTGCTGGTACAGTCACAGCCTGATTTCCTGCTCTCTTGCGATGACGATGGCATCAAACCGGTGGCTATTTTTTCGGATGGCTTCGAATATCACTGCTTCCCAAACAACCGACTCGCCGACGATATGAATAAACGCAGGGCAATTCTGGAAAGCGGCAATTACAGGGTTTGGGGGGTGACCTGGGAAGATGTCACCAATGAAAATCAGACCCACGAAATGGTTTGCCATCCTCAATTGGCCGGCTATCTGGTTAAATACCAGCAGTCCCTTTCTCAAAAGCATAAGGATGAGATTCCCCACGCCACAAAATTTGTGGGAAACGGCATGCAGCAACTCAAGGCGTTTCTGAGCGCACCGAGTGAAATCGGATGGAAACTGATCGCAGATTACATCATTTTTCATCCGTTGTTGTTGTTGGCCGATAAGCGGAAAGTAAAATATTCGGAATTACAAGCCGCGTTTGAAGGGTGGCGTATTGGCGGCGCCATGTCACCATTGTCGAGCGATAAGAACGGTGAATGGGTATATAACGATCGCGCCTCTCTCACCCAGGATTTTATCGCTTACATTACGACCGAAAACGCTATTATCCATGCCAAGGATAAGGCTGGCATTATTGGTCGATTGGGCGACAGCGAACAAGAAGTGTCGGGTAGTGATTACAAAGAACGCTGGCGTCGCTTCCTGGCATGTATCAACGCATTTCAATTTACCGATTCATTCAGTTTTTGGACGTCAAGTGAAGCCATGGAAAATACTGCTCCGGAAATCGTGTTCGAAGGAGAATACGAAATTGCGGAGGGGTGGAAGGATGTTCTTGAAGAAACCATTTCGCGTTTAAAGCCGGTAGTGGAAGCCTTGGCCAAAGCGGGGTTGCCTATTCCAAAGGTTGAATTCACAAATGATGATATTGATGACGATGCCTTTGCCGAACTGGCATGGGAAGGCGGAAACGGTAAAATCGCCATACTGGCCGGCGACCAGCAAGGGTTTGCAAATAAATGGCAGAACCAGGGATGGCGGGTAACGCTGCCGGATGAAATTGAGATCAAGGGTGTTGATTGGCTGATCGATGAGATCAGAAAGATCGCATAA